From Rhodohalobacter mucosus:
CGATTTTTGCAACGTTCCAGGAACGACAGCAGCAAGAGTTCACAGGATGGACCAATATGGCCGGCTTTGGTATCATCGCAGATGATCGCGACAGCGAATTCAACCCCACTGAAGGGTATCGATACGAGGCCGGCATGTCTTTCAGTCACCCGCTGCTTGCCAGTGAGTATCGTTTTGCCTCATTCTGGGGTGAGCTGAGAAACTATGTTGAGATTCTTCCAGGCGTGGTACTGGCCCACAAGCTGCGAGGGGAGGCGGTAACGGGCAGTACGCCGTTCTGGGAGCTTTCAACCCTTGGGCATCAAGCCGGCCTGCGAGGTTATCATGAAGATCGCTTTCGGGGAGATCGTTCGATCCTGAACATTTTTGAAGCGAGGACCTGGCTTTTTTCAATACTTGATGAACAGATCAGATTCGGATCGCAGCTTTTCTGGGATACCGGCCGGGTTTTTACAGACAGCGACTCCGGTGAATTCTTCAACAACTGGAAACATACATTCGGTGTTGGCGGGGCTATTTCACTATTTAACCCGGATTTTATTATGACGGGTGATTTGGGTTTTTCTGAGGATACCTTCAGAATATATGCGGGAATCGGATACAATTTTTAGATAAAACAAGCGGCTTACTGCCATATTCATGAAAGAGAATATTCTGATTACAGCGAACCGTGATCTTGCTTCGGAACTGTTTGCCGGGTCAGCAGATCACAAAAATTTACTGCATCTGCCCCTTGAAGCGTATTCGGCAGAAACGGATCACGAAGCTGCGGTACAGTTTACCGAAAAGCCGGATGCGTTCGAATTTGTTTTGCATGGGAACCTGCTTAATACGCGATATTTTATGGAGTGGGTGAA
This genomic window contains:
- a CDS encoding BamA/TamA family outer membrane protein, translated to MMHLVRYLITLPVLLAVIFQGSSVYGQVTLTPGSGEQGAPIQYSVLPVAGYTSDIGLFGGGLFQRINYGSKPYKPFLSRLQVDMIGSFRGELQAQAAYEHTQAFNGRVRSRLSMNLFRSSISHFFGLGNNAPYSEDLYNQDYFFFKNQNISLGWRVRKVITEYGFNGTLELFSDLEASFFKTTSIDENSIFATFQERQQQEFTGWTNMAGFGIIADDRDSEFNPTEGYRYEAGMSFSHPLLASEYRFASFWGELRNYVEILPGVVLAHKLRGEAVTGSTPFWELSTLGHQAGLRGYHEDRFRGDRSILNIFEARTWLFSILDEQIRFGSQLFWDTGRVFTDSDSGEFFNNWKHTFGVGGAISLFNPDFIMTGDLGFSEDTFRIYAGIGYNF